The following are from one region of the Haemophilus parainfluenzae genome:
- a CDS encoding MFS transporter, producing the protein MFVQQQNSTPSNIVAFNFLLIAFLTGIASAFQTPTLSLYLSQEIQVSPFFVGLFYSVNAIIGIILSQILAKYSDKQDDRRKVMIVCCLIAVLGCLIFAYSRNYYVLIIIGTTLLGLGSSANPQSFALAREYAESSHREAVMFTTIMRTQISLAWIVGPPLSFFIALNWGFDYMYLVAGSAFLLCAGVSKLLPKIPRQSAVKNQEILDNTPPRKSVIYLFIANLLLWTCNSMYLINMPLFVINELHLGKELAGTLMGTAAGLEIPVMILAGYLTQYFSKKRLMMIALVSGLAFYSSLLFAEQTWQLIGLQMLNAIFIGITATIGMVYFQDLMPTQMGTATTLFSNAAKSSWIIGGPIAGIIAEIWHYNSVFYVAVALIIISVACMWKVKSV; encoded by the coding sequence ATGTTTGTTCAACAACAAAACTCAACACCATCCAATATTGTGGCGTTCAATTTTCTATTGATTGCCTTTTTAACGGGGATTGCTTCTGCGTTCCAGACGCCGACTTTGAGTTTGTATCTCTCTCAAGAGATTCAAGTTTCACCTTTTTTTGTGGGCTTGTTCTATTCTGTCAATGCCATTATTGGCATCATCTTGAGCCAAATTCTGGCAAAATATTCTGATAAGCAAGATGACCGCCGCAAAGTGATGATTGTGTGCTGTTTGATTGCCGTGCTTGGCTGTCTCATTTTTGCTTATAGCCGAAATTATTATGTGTTGATTATTATCGGTACCACGCTATTAGGGTTAGGTTCATCCGCTAATCCGCAATCTTTTGCTTTAGCACGAGAATATGCTGAAAGTAGCCATCGTGAAGCAGTGATGTTCACCACAATTATGAGAACTCAAATCTCATTGGCTTGGATTGTTGGGCCGCCGCTTTCTTTTTTCATTGCGTTAAACTGGGGCTTTGATTATATGTATTTGGTGGCAGGTTCTGCCTTTTTACTTTGTGCTGGCGTCAGCAAATTATTGCCGAAAATTCCTCGTCAAAGTGCGGTTAAAAATCAAGAGATTTTAGACAATACGCCACCAAGAAAAAGTGTGATTTACTTGTTCATCGCTAACCTATTGCTTTGGACCTGTAACAGTATGTATCTCATCAATATGCCATTATTTGTGATTAATGAGTTACATTTAGGCAAAGAATTAGCAGGAACATTAATGGGGACTGCTGCGGGATTGGAAATCCCCGTGATGATATTAGCGGGTTATCTCACCCAATACTTCAGTAAAAAACGCTTAATGATGATTGCTTTAGTTTCAGGGCTCGCCTTCTATTCAAGCTTATTATTCGCTGAGCAAACGTGGCAGCTTATCGGATTACAAATGCTTAATGCGATTTTTATTGGTATTACTGCTACCATTGGCATGGTGTATTTCCAAGATTTAATGCCGACTCAAATGGGAACAGCCACTACGCTATTCAGTAATGCAGCAAAAAGTAGTTGGATTATTGGTGGACCTATTGCCGGTATTATTGCGGAAATTTGGCATTACAACTCTGTTTTTTATGTTGCAGTGGCATTAATTATTATCAGCGTAGCCTGTATGTGGAAAGTCAAATCAGTTTGA
- a CDS encoding dual specificity protein phosphatase family protein, with translation MQETHFNLYKISKNVLFALTASSLVACTTATSEPPKNTEHWATLISEQENLYQIDNKFYRSEQLEAQSEALLNKLNIHTIVNLRFFDRNDDKQAFGHTKINLINTPLLTWSISPDEVADILWQIKQHQKNGAVLVHCYHGADRTGLIVASYRVIYQNWDLNEAKREMQHGPYGYHSVWKNIDNFFTQENMAKIKSELDKRSNTTK, from the coding sequence ATGCAAGAAACTCATTTCAATTTATACAAGATAAGCAAAAATGTCCTTTTTGCTTTAACAGCTTCTTCATTAGTCGCCTGTACGACGGCAACAAGTGAACCGCCAAAAAATACTGAACATTGGGCTACTCTAATCAGCGAACAGGAAAATTTATATCAGATTGATAATAAATTTTATCGTAGTGAGCAATTAGAAGCCCAATCTGAAGCGTTATTAAATAAATTGAATATTCACACTATTGTGAATTTACGCTTTTTTGACCGTAATGATGATAAACAAGCATTTGGTCATACTAAGATCAATTTGATTAATACCCCATTACTTACTTGGTCAATCAGCCCAGATGAAGTAGCTGATATTTTGTGGCAAATTAAACAACATCAAAAAAATGGTGCGGTTTTAGTGCATTGCTATCATGGAGCTGACAGAACAGGCTTAATTGTCGCAAGCTACCGTGTGATTTATCAAAATTGGGATCTCAATGAAGCCAAACGTGAAATGCAACATGGCCCTTACGGCTATCATTCTGTTTGGAAAAATATTGATAATTTCTTCACGCAAGAAAATATGGCTAAAATCAAATCTGAATTAGATAAACGTTCTAACACAACAAAATAG
- a CDS encoding glycoside hydrolase family 32 protein, with translation MIIFNNGKYKSILAAEKGELAEIAQTVQKDKDFRPHFHIAPPTGLMNDPNGLIFNGEKYHLFYQWFPFDAIHGMKHWKHLITKDFQHYQSADDLIPCELFESHGCYSGGALKVGDKLAMFYTGNTRRPSDNQRVPYQNLAIFDLNGKLLSKRPLIENAPEGYTEHVRDPKPYLTKDGKIRFICGAQRENLTGTAIIFEMDNLEGTPRLLGELSLPAFDNTNVFMWECPDLLKLGDKDVFIWSPQGKDREAHQYQNNYHATYAVGKLTDLTFEAEYISELDQGFDFYAPQTFAGLDNQTHAVLFGWIGLPDLTYPTDKFKWHSALTLPRELRLETSKIYQRPIDKIYKNLTELSALHINEKADIANLDRAYLKFEANNQAFGLTFFQNEKGQSLRLSYENGLICLDRSQSEQTELMEKFDSKRFCEIENLQTIEIFFDRSIIEIFINHGEKAMTSRFFIENRENTIACNRPLDLTIGYLPTIQYI, from the coding sequence ATGATTATTTTCAATAATGGCAAATACAAAAGTATTCTAGCCGCAGAAAAAGGTGAACTTGCGGAAATTGCTCAAACTGTGCAAAAAGACAAGGATTTCCGACCGCACTTTCATATTGCCCCACCAACTGGCTTAATGAATGATCCGAATGGTTTGATCTTCAATGGAGAGAAATATCATCTGTTCTACCAATGGTTTCCATTCGATGCAATTCACGGGATGAAACATTGGAAGCATTTAATTACGAAAGACTTTCAACATTATCAATCAGCAGATGATCTGATTCCTTGCGAACTTTTTGAATCTCATGGATGCTATTCTGGTGGTGCTTTGAAAGTCGGTGATAAATTGGCCATGTTCTACACTGGCAATACTCGTCGTCCAAGTGATAATCAACGCGTGCCTTATCAAAATTTAGCGATTTTCGATCTTAACGGGAAGTTGCTTAGCAAACGTCCGTTAATTGAAAATGCGCCAGAAGGTTATACAGAGCATGTTCGCGATCCGAAACCGTATTTAACTAAAGACGGCAAAATCCGTTTTATCTGTGGTGCACAGCGAGAAAACCTCACGGGAACAGCCATTATTTTTGAAATGGACAATCTTGAAGGTACGCCTCGTTTATTAGGCGAGCTTTCCTTACCTGCTTTTGACAATACAAACGTGTTTATGTGGGAATGCCCTGACCTATTGAAGCTCGGTGATAAAGATGTCTTTATTTGGTCGCCACAAGGTAAAGATCGGGAAGCGCATCAATACCAAAATAATTACCATGCGACTTATGCTGTGGGTAAATTAACGGATTTAACCTTCGAAGCAGAATATATTAGTGAGTTGGATCAAGGCTTTGATTTCTATGCTCCACAAACATTTGCAGGCTTAGATAATCAGACCCACGCAGTGCTTTTCGGTTGGATTGGTTTGCCAGATTTAACTTATCCAACAGACAAATTTAAATGGCACTCAGCTTTAACCTTACCAAGAGAATTGCGTTTAGAAACTTCGAAAATTTATCAACGCCCGATTGATAAAATATACAAAAATCTGACCGAACTTTCTGCGCTTCATATTAATGAAAAAGCGGATATTGCTAATTTAGATCGTGCGTATCTTAAATTTGAGGCAAATAACCAAGCCTTTGGCTTAACCTTCTTCCAAAATGAAAAAGGACAGTCACTGCGTCTATCTTATGAAAATGGCTTGATTTGCTTAGATCGCAGTCAAAGCGAACAAACCGAATTAATGGAGAAATTCGATAGCAAACGTTTCTGTGAAATTGAAAATTTGCAAACTATCGAAATTTTCTTTGATCGCTCAATTATTGAAATTTTCATTAATCACGGTGAAAAAGCGATGACATCAAGATTTTTCATCGAGAACAGAGAGAATACAATAGCCTGTAATCGCCCGTTAGATTTAACGATCGGTTATTTACCGACGATTCAATATATTTAA
- a CDS encoding glutathione S-transferase N-terminal domain-containing protein translates to MKLWYSNSSPYARKARAVVQYHQLQDHVELLLATSGLDKNSPHNLDNPLGRLPALQRENGEWLYNSSLIAEYLDHIGTQPSLYGNSETRWEILRLHYLADGILENEISVAPEKCLRPQEQWWLERHQQIFDRTERSLIELKKAIDSFGEELNIGTLNAVCAIDFLLFRDAWTHASQHATIKSLKTWAEAMNQRYDCLKNTLPK, encoded by the coding sequence ATGAAACTTTGGTATTCGAACTCTAGCCCTTATGCTAGAAAAGCCCGTGCTGTAGTGCAATATCATCAATTACAAGATCATGTTGAATTACTCCTCGCAACCAGTGGTTTAGATAAGAACTCGCCACATAACTTAGACAATCCTCTTGGTCGTTTACCGGCATTACAACGAGAAAATGGTGAATGGCTTTATAACAGTTCACTCATTGCAGAATATCTCGATCACATTGGTACGCAACCTTCACTTTATGGAAACAGCGAGACTCGTTGGGAAATTCTCCGTTTACATTATTTAGCAGATGGTATTTTAGAGAATGAAATATCCGTAGCACCTGAAAAATGCCTTCGTCCACAAGAGCAATGGTGGCTTGAACGTCATCAGCAAATTTTTGACCGCACTGAGCGAAGCTTAATCGAGCTCAAAAAAGCCATTGATAGTTTTGGTGAAGAATTAAATATCGGTACATTGAATGCCGTGTGTGCAATTGATTTTCTATTATTTCGCGATGCTTGGACTCATGCTTCACAACATGCAACCATCAAATCATTAAAAACATGGGCTGAAGCAATGAATCAACGCTATGATTGCTTAAAAAATACCTTACCAAAATAA
- a CDS encoding aminoimidazole riboside kinase — MSQKIWVTGDAVVDLIPDGENHYLRCAGGAPANVAVGVARLGSPSAFIGRVGNDPLGQFMQDTLNAENVNTQHMILDPQHRTSTVIIGLDNGERSFTFMVNPSADQFLQASDLPPFQQGEWLHCCSIALINNPSREATFEAIRRIKAAGGFFSFDPNLRESLWSSLEEIKTVVMEAVALADVLKFSEEELTLLTNTDSLEKAFEKVTALYPEKLIIVTLGKDGALYHLEGKKDVISGKALQPVDTTGAGDAFVGGLLAGLSQHPNWKENDVLVQIIRQANACGALATTAKGAMSALPNQTQLAAFLAN; from the coding sequence ATGAGCCAAAAAATCTGGGTAACCGGTGATGCGGTTGTCGATCTTATTCCTGACGGTGAAAATCATTATTTACGCTGTGCCGGTGGTGCGCCAGCAAATGTGGCTGTTGGTGTCGCACGTTTAGGCAGCCCAAGTGCCTTTATTGGTCGTGTAGGTAATGATCCGCTTGGCCAATTTATGCAAGATACCTTAAATGCGGAAAATGTGAATACACAACATATGATTTTAGATCCGCAGCATCGCACCTCTACCGTTATCATCGGCTTAGATAATGGCGAACGCAGCTTTACCTTTATGGTAAACCCAAGTGCGGACCAGTTCTTACAAGCGAGCGATTTACCGCCATTCCAACAAGGTGAATGGCTGCATTGCTGCTCTATCGCGCTAATTAATAATCCATCACGCGAAGCGACGTTCGAAGCTATTCGTCGTATTAAAGCTGCTGGTGGTTTCTTCTCTTTCGACCCTAATTTACGTGAGTCTCTTTGGTCAAGCTTAGAAGAAATAAAAACCGTGGTAATGGAAGCCGTTGCCTTAGCTGACGTATTGAAATTCTCTGAAGAAGAATTAACGCTTTTAACCAATACTGACAGCCTTGAAAAAGCCTTTGAAAAAGTGACCGCACTTTACCCTGAAAAATTGATTATCGTGACTTTAGGTAAAGATGGTGCACTCTATCACTTAGAAGGTAAGAAAGATGTGATTTCTGGAAAAGCCTTACAGCCTGTTGATACAACGGGTGCTGGCGATGCCTTCGTTGGTGGTCTGCTTGCTGGACTTTCACAGCATCCAAACTGGAAAGAAAATGATGTGCTTGTGCAAATTATTCGTCAAGCCAATGCTTGTGGTGCCCTTGCTACGACAGCAAAAGGGGCAATGTCGGCCTTACCAAATCAAACACAATTAGCCGCATTTTTAGCAAATTAG
- the tyrS gene encoding tyrosine--tRNA ligase: protein MTDINTVLAELKRGTDEILSEADLIEKLKENRPLKIKLGADPTAPDIHLGHTVVLNKLRQFQQLGHEVYFLIGDFTGMVGDPSGKNTTRPPLSREDVLRNAETYKEQIYKILDPQKTKIVFNSEWLGKLGTEGMIRLASNYTVARMLERDDFKKRFGNNQPIAIHEFIYPLLQGYDSVALEADVELGGTDQKFNLLVGRELQKSAGQKPQVAITLPLLVGLDGEKKMSKSLGNYIGVTDEPSDMFGKIMSISDELMWDWYNLLSFRPLTEIAELKAEVANGKNPRDVKILLAKEIIARFHNEAAAEAAEQEFINRFQKGAMPDEMPEFTFEGEIGLATLLKEAGLVPSTSEAIRSAKQGGVKINGEKVEDMKANAPKGTNVYQVGKRKFARVTIA from the coding sequence ATGACTGATATTAATACCGTTCTCGCTGAACTAAAACGCGGTACTGATGAGATTCTTTCTGAAGCAGATTTAATCGAGAAACTGAAAGAAAATCGCCCACTTAAAATTAAACTTGGTGCAGACCCTACTGCTCCAGATATTCACTTAGGGCATACCGTGGTATTAAACAAACTTCGTCAATTCCAACAATTAGGCCACGAAGTCTATTTCTTAATCGGTGATTTCACGGGTATGGTCGGTGACCCATCTGGTAAAAACACCACTCGCCCACCGCTTAGCCGTGAAGACGTGCTTCGCAATGCGGAAACCTATAAAGAACAGATTTACAAAATTCTAGACCCTCAAAAAACAAAAATCGTATTCAACTCTGAATGGTTGGGTAAATTGGGTACTGAAGGGATGATCCGTTTAGCAAGCAACTATACTGTAGCGCGTATGCTAGAACGTGATGACTTCAAAAAACGTTTTGGTAACAACCAACCTATCGCAATTCACGAATTTATTTATCCTTTATTACAAGGTTATGACTCTGTTGCATTAGAAGCAGACGTAGAACTTGGTGGTACTGACCAAAAATTCAACTTACTTGTTGGTCGTGAATTACAAAAATCAGCTGGTCAAAAACCACAAGTAGCGATTACGCTTCCATTACTTGTTGGTTTAGACGGTGAGAAGAAAATGTCTAAATCATTAGGTAATTACATCGGCGTGACAGATGAACCAAGCGATATGTTCGGTAAAATTATGTCAATCTCGGATGAATTAATGTGGGATTGGTACAACTTGCTTTCTTTCCGTCCACTCACTGAAATTGCGGAATTAAAAGCTGAAGTGGCAAATGGTAAAAACCCACGTGACGTGAAAATTTTATTAGCCAAAGAAATCATCGCTCGTTTCCATAATGAAGCGGCGGCAGAGGCGGCTGAGCAAGAATTTATTAACCGTTTCCAAAAAGGTGCAATGCCAGATGAAATGCCTGAATTCACCTTTGAAGGCGAAATTGGTTTAGCGACCTTGTTAAAAGAAGCAGGACTGGTTCCTTCTACTTCTGAAGCGATTCGCTCAGCGAAACAAGGAGGTGTGAAAATCAATGGTGAAAAAGTCGAAGACATGAAAGCCAACGCACCGAAAGGCACGAATGTTTACCAAGTCGGTAAACGTAAATTCGCACGCGTAACCATCGCATAA
- the sfsA gene encoding DNA/RNA nuclease SfsA, translating into MQLPTLQAAKLIRRYKRFLTDIELPNGEVITIHCANTGAMTGCGEKGDTVWYSHSDSQTRKYPHSWELTQLANDQLVCINTHRSNQLVFEALQNKQIKELAMYDEIYPEVKYGEENSRIDFLLKGEGLPDCYVEVKSITFVKGTLGMFPDAVTTRGQKHVRELLAMKKQGHRAVVLFAGLHDGFDRFKIAEFVDPEYDRLLKDAKSQGVEAYAYAGKFDISDGIPTALSLTESVPYID; encoded by the coding sequence ATGCAACTCCCTACCCTACAAGCCGCGAAATTAATTCGTCGCTATAAACGCTTTTTGACTGATATTGAATTACCAAATGGCGAAGTGATCACCATTCATTGTGCAAACACCGGTGCAATGACTGGCTGTGGTGAAAAAGGTGATACCGTTTGGTACTCTCATTCTGATAGCCAAACGCGCAAATATCCACATAGTTGGGAATTAACACAATTAGCAAACGACCAACTTGTTTGTATTAACACGCACAGATCCAACCAGTTAGTCTTTGAAGCCTTGCAAAACAAACAAATCAAAGAACTGGCTATGTATGATGAAATTTATCCTGAAGTGAAATATGGTGAAGAAAATAGCCGTATCGACTTCTTACTTAAAGGTGAAGGCTTGCCCGATTGTTATGTTGAAGTGAAATCCATCACCTTTGTAAAAGGTACATTAGGCATGTTTCCCGATGCGGTGACTACTCGTGGACAAAAACATGTTCGTGAGCTTTTAGCCATGAAAAAACAAGGACATCGCGCCGTTGTTCTCTTTGCTGGATTACATGATGGCTTCGATCGTTTTAAAATCGCTGAGTTTGTGGATCCTGAATATGATCGTCTTTTAAAGGACGCAAAATCACAAGGCGTAGAAGCTTATGCTTATGCAGGAAAATTTGACATTTCAGATGGCATTCCGACCGCACTTTCTCTCACAGAAAGTGTACCTTACATCGATTAA
- a CDS encoding SIMPL domain-containing protein has translation MNSKKSYLAIFGIILAVGLMASAFILGSQFKNLRQTGSISVKGLAESHYTSTQGTWVIRVTGWGATYNDAMAANQKNLNEAVRFLKAQGFTDENREITELDVSTHTDYYENEKGETKSRENGFDASRSIRISTKELTKLQKALTNIHQLVANNQDISFGDPNYYLENLEQIKRELISKATQDAHVRAEEFAKTSNVKVGVLKSASQGPFYIQAPNPDADDSSDYTGSYDTSTIEKKARLVVTIEYAIE, from the coding sequence ATGAACAGTAAAAAATCTTATCTCGCTATTTTTGGCATTATTCTTGCCGTCGGATTGATGGCTTCAGCGTTTATCCTAGGTAGTCAATTTAAAAATTTACGCCAAACCGGCTCTATTTCAGTAAAAGGATTGGCTGAAAGCCACTATACCTCAACACAAGGTACATGGGTTATCCGCGTAACAGGTTGGGGCGCAACTTATAATGACGCAATGGCAGCGAATCAGAAAAACTTAAATGAAGCCGTTCGTTTCCTTAAAGCACAAGGTTTCACTGATGAAAATCGAGAAATCACCGAATTAGATGTATCTACTCATACTGACTATTATGAGAATGAAAAAGGTGAAACCAAAAGTAGAGAGAATGGCTTTGATGCATCAAGATCAATCCGAATTTCAACTAAAGAATTGACTAAGTTACAAAAAGCCCTCACCAATATTCACCAATTAGTAGCTAACAACCAAGATATTAGTTTTGGTGATCCAAATTACTACTTAGAAAATCTTGAACAAATTAAACGTGAGCTAATTTCAAAAGCCACCCAAGATGCGCATGTTCGTGCTGAAGAGTTTGCGAAAACCAGTAACGTAAAAGTTGGCGTATTAAAATCCGCTTCACAAGGGCCATTCTACATTCAAGCACCAAATCCCGATGCGGATGACTCTAGCGATTACACTGGTAGCTACGACACAAGCACTATTGAGAAAAAAGCGCGCTTAGTCGTCACTATTGAATATGCCATTGAATAA
- a CDS encoding Imm40 family immunity protein → MNELIDIYINNGFSLFKQEESTVIISTKLSMRVLDILEGLNVLVLGGDIYRKSGDDFEHTYDNWYYAGNVHSESLEVARQYLDNLKEQELYVSFVFK, encoded by the coding sequence ATGAATGAATTGATTGATATTTACATAAATAATGGATTCAGCTTGTTTAAGCAGGAAGAAAGTACAGTTATCATCTCCACAAAATTATCAATGAGAGTTTTAGATATTCTGGAAGGTTTAAATGTTCTTGTTCTAGGTGGTGATATATATCGAAAATCAGGTGATGATTTTGAACATACATATGATAATTGGTATTACGCCGGTAATGTCCATAGTGAAAGTCTTGAGGTTGCTAGACAATATTTAGATAATCTAAAAGAGCAAGAATTATATGTATCTTTTGTTTTTAAATAG
- a CDS encoding DegQ family serine endoprotease, with protein sequence MKKRNFVLTGIALGLSVFATSLSAQAAIPNEIVEQGSLAPMLEKAQAAVVTLSVEGKAKANSRSALPDDIPEEFKFFFGDQFGEQFGGDRGASRNFRGLGSGVIINADKGYVLTNNHVVDGADKITVKLQDGREFKAKLVGKDEQSDIALVQIEKPANLTAIKMADSDKLRVGDFTVAIGNPFGLGQTVTSGIVSALGRSTGSDSGAYENYIQTDAAVNRGNSGGALLNLQGELIGINTAIISPSGGNAGIAFAIPSNQANNLVQQILEFGEVRRGLLGIKGGELNADLAKAFNVSAQQGAFVSEVIPNSAAEKAGLKAGDVITAMNGQKISSFAEMRAKIATSGAGKEIELTYLRDGKTDNVKVTLQADDGSQTASKTELPALDGATLNNYDAKGVKGVEISKVQPNSMAAQRGLKSGDIIIGINRQPIESTQDLRKALDEKPSAVALNILRGKNNFYLLVQ encoded by the coding sequence ATGAAGAAAAGAAATTTTGTTTTAACCGGTATAGCATTAGGTTTAAGCGTGTTTGCAACCTCTTTATCCGCTCAAGCGGCTATTCCAAATGAAATTGTCGAACAAGGCAGCCTTGCGCCTATGTTAGAAAAAGCACAAGCAGCAGTTGTGACCCTTTCTGTTGAAGGCAAAGCAAAAGCAAACAGCCGTTCAGCATTACCTGATGATATTCCAGAAGAATTTAAATTTTTCTTTGGTGATCAATTTGGCGAACAATTTGGTGGAGATCGTGGTGCATCACGCAACTTCCGCGGTTTAGGTTCTGGTGTCATCATCAATGCAGATAAAGGCTATGTTTTAACTAATAATCACGTGGTAGATGGCGCAGATAAAATCACTGTAAAATTACAAGACGGACGTGAATTCAAAGCCAAACTCGTTGGAAAAGATGAACAATCAGATATTGCTTTAGTACAAATCGAAAAACCAGCAAATCTCACTGCGATCAAAATGGCTGATTCCGATAAATTACGTGTCGGTGATTTTACCGTTGCTATTGGTAACCCATTCGGTTTAGGCCAAACCGTGACATCAGGTATTGTTTCAGCACTTGGTCGTTCTACTGGTTCAGATAGCGGTGCATATGAAAACTATATCCAAACTGATGCGGCGGTAAACCGTGGTAACTCTGGTGGCGCATTATTGAACTTACAAGGTGAATTAATTGGTATTAATACCGCGATTATTTCTCCAAGTGGTGGGAACGCCGGGATTGCCTTTGCAATTCCAAGCAACCAAGCCAACAACCTTGTGCAACAAATCTTAGAATTTGGTGAAGTACGTCGTGGTTTACTCGGTATTAAAGGTGGCGAATTAAATGCCGATTTAGCAAAAGCCTTTAATGTTAGTGCACAACAAGGTGCATTTGTGAGTGAAGTCATTCCAAATTCTGCTGCCGAAAAAGCTGGCTTGAAAGCGGGTGATGTGATCACTGCAATGAATGGTCAGAAAATTTCAAGCTTCGCCGAAATGCGTGCCAAAATCGCGACTTCTGGTGCAGGTAAAGAAATTGAGCTCACTTACTTACGTGATGGCAAAACTGACAACGTAAAAGTGACCTTACAAGCAGACGATGGCTCTCAAACAGCAAGTAAAACAGAACTTCCTGCACTAGATGGTGCAACCTTAAACAACTACGATGCAAAAGGTGTTAAAGGTGTAGAAATTAGTAAAGTACAGCCAAATTCAATGGCAGCACAACGCGGTTTAAAATCAGGTGATATCATCATCGGCATCAACCGTCAGCCAATTGAAAGCACGCAAGACTTACGCAAAGCGCTAGATGAAAAACCATCTGCTGTTGCACTCAATATCTTACGTGGTAAAAACAACTTCTACTTATTAGTGCAATAA
- the aroG gene encoding 3-deoxy-7-phosphoheptulonate synthase AroG, with the protein MATKKEEIEVKVANDDTRIEKVDQVLPPIALLEKFPASQEAADLVHETRLHAHNIIHGKDDRLLVVIGPCSIHDPKAALDYAKRLKVLRDKYKDTLEVVMRVYFEKPRTTVGWKGLINDPYLNDTYRLNDGLRIARKLLSDINNLGVPSAGEFLDMITPQYVADFMSWGAIGARTTESQVHRELASGLSCAVGFKNGTNGGVKVALDAMGAAEASHYFLSVTKFGHSAIVSTKGNEDCHIILRGGDKGPNYKAEDVAKVCAEIEKSGRIPHVMVDFSHANSSKQFKKQMEVCEDVCRQIAGGSKQIFGVMVESHIVEGRQDLVDGKAQTYGQSITDACIGWEDTEIVLKQLSDAVLARRKVNG; encoded by the coding sequence ATGGCGACGAAGAAAGAAGAAATCGAAGTAAAAGTTGCAAATGATGATACCCGAATTGAAAAAGTCGATCAGGTATTACCTCCAATTGCCTTATTAGAAAAATTTCCAGCAAGTCAAGAAGCGGCTGATTTAGTTCATGAAACCCGTTTGCATGCGCACAATATTATTCATGGGAAAGATGACCGTTTACTTGTGGTAATTGGTCCTTGTTCTATTCATGATCCTAAAGCCGCATTAGATTACGCAAAACGTTTAAAAGTATTACGTGATAAATATAAAGATACACTTGAAGTGGTGATGCGCGTTTACTTTGAAAAACCGCGTACAACAGTGGGCTGGAAAGGCTTAATTAACGATCCTTATTTAAATGATACATATCGTTTAAATGATGGTTTGCGTATTGCACGTAAATTATTATCCGATATTAACAACTTAGGCGTACCATCAGCAGGTGAGTTCTTAGATATGATCACACCACAATATGTAGCTGATTTCATGAGCTGGGGCGCAATTGGTGCGAGAACAACGGAATCTCAAGTTCATCGTGAATTAGCTTCAGGCTTATCTTGTGCGGTAGGCTTTAAAAATGGCACAAATGGTGGCGTAAAAGTAGCCTTAGATGCAATGGGGGCGGCAGAAGCTTCGCATTACTTCTTATCTGTGACAAAATTTGGTCATTCGGCGATTGTTTCAACAAAAGGAAATGAAGACTGCCACATCATTTTACGTGGTGGGGATAAAGGTCCTAACTATAAAGCAGAAGACGTTGCAAAAGTTTGTGCAGAGATCGAAAAATCAGGTCGTATTCCACATGTCATGGTTGATTTCAGCCATGCAAATAGTAGCAAACAATTCAAAAAACAAATGGAAGTTTGTGAAGATGTTTGCCGACAAATTGCAGGTGGTTCAAAACAGATCTTTGGTGTTATGGTAGAAAGTCATATTGTTGAAGGTCGTCAAGATTTAGTCGATGGTAAAGCGCAGACTTACGGACAAAGTATCACTGATGCTTGCATCGGTTGGGAAGATACAGAAATCGTGTTAAAACAGTTATCTGATGCGGTGTTAGCACGTCGTAAAGTAAATGGCTAA